tttctctttcttccctctcaCCCCTTTCCCAACAGCaacaccttttttcccctctggggaaacagaagagaaagacatAAAAATTTTAGATGAAAGGCACAAAAATGTCCCACTCCTTCAAAGGTCTAATAAATAAGAAAGAGTGTGTATGGCCAATGAGAAGGAGACAATATTGTTGCTCAAACTAGGACTTCTGAGATTGAAACCAAAATTTGCCTGTACCAACCAAATGCTACAAAAACTCAGGGCTATCACGAAACTTACCAAAACTACTCATTCACTAAACACTGAAACCCATAAAAGATTAAATGTTTTGATTACTAAAAGCCTGACGTCACCACTTTCGGATCCACTCGGGCAACCTTCTTGAGCTTGACTTTTCTGAGTTAGTGGTAGTTCTCCTCACCACCTTGTGACCTGGGGCAGCGCCTTAGCATCACAGTagggtttgtgttggaagggaccttaagggtCATccggttccaccccccctgccatgggcagggacatcttccaccagaccaggctgcttaaagccccgtccaacctggccttgaacactgccagggagggggcagccacagctcctctgggcaacctgggccagggcctcatcaccctcacagtaaagaatgaaACTCAGAAACTGCTTAGAATTCTCTTATGATTTTCCTTAGAAACGGCAGAATTTGCTACAGCTTCCAGAAACACAAAGTCAGCCACTTGTTCGGGTGCATCCAGCCTCAGTTTCTTCACGCAACCAAGCGGGACCAGCGGCGGCCGCGGCCATCAGCCGCTGCTCAGCACCGAGTCCcaccagcagagcagggagccagGGGTGCCGGCCCCCAGCACCCTCTCAGGGTGCTGGGACAAGACCCCCGCTCCTGGGACTCCAGCTCCACCAAGCCTTCCCCACCTCCACCCCTCTACTCCACCCCACACAAGCCCCTTCCCAGTCCAGCCCCAGGCACCCCCTCACGGCCTCCACCCCCGGACAGCCCCCCTacaccccccgcacccctcctccCGGCGCCTCGCCCGGCCTAGGcccgcagccagcccagccccgcaccgcgccCCTCGCTCCCCTCACCTGCGGATGGTGACGGCTCGGAAGAGCGGGTACCACAGGGAGAACTGGCAGTGAACCACCTGCTCCTTCTTCATGCTCCCCTTCGGCCCGCttcgccccgccgctccccggaaggccccgccgctcccggaaCCTCCCCCCGGCAGCTCTCGGCGCCACCCGGGCCTCCACCGGCGGCGCACACGGCGCGGCGCCACCCGGCCCCGCCTCAGCGGCgcacccggccgccgccccgccccgccccgccccgcctcgcctcAGCGCTGCTCGGTGCCGGGCCCCGCGCCTCGGCCTCTCCGCACCGCCCCCGCTTCCCGGCCTCGTACGTGTGCGTGGCGCGGCCGGGGGGAAGCTGTTCCAGGCGGTGAGGTCGGAAACACGGGCGGCCTTGGGGAAGCTGCGGGGTGGCCTTCCCGCCTGGCGGGCTTTGCTCTCTGGCTTTGCGGGAGGATTTCATTTCCCCGGAGCTCTGCagagacggagcttcctctgcctcctcgGGCAGGGCCGCGTTTCGTCTGATCTGGGGAAGAGTCAAGTAATAACAGTGCGTTCTGCGTAAGCCCCGTGGTTCTACCGTCCCCTGCGAGGAGGCCAGGTCGCTCCCATACGACGTTTCCTTTAAATGCTCTCACCCGTCGGTTGTCTGGGGGTGGGAAACAACGCGGAGAGGCATCTGAGCCTCTGCTGCGAGACAGGCcctgttacagaatcatagaatagtaagggttggaagggaccttaaagctcctctggttccaacccccctgccatgagcagggacacgtTGTTGTCGTCTGTTCCAAGAACTAgttatttttccacattttatttGCTGCCGAGGGGTTCATCCACGCTGCTAAATACCATGGCAAAAGTGAAACGTTTTCCCCGCTCTCGCCCTCTCCCATCAACTTCTGATGAAGTGGTTTTGCTCTTAGAAACGTTGCTGAAATGCAAGCGTGCTGACTGGTGGTAACAAGTTTGAAGTGGCTTTGGAGCTTTTAGTGAGGTTTAGCACACGTCTCAGCATGTTATTACTAAACCGTGCATAAAACGCTGCCAGTGCTCCTTTTGCACATACGGAGAAACCCCGTATTTTGTTTTATGTTGAGCTTGTCTTAGGACAGCATTGCCTAGCTGTTAAATTTGGCTACTGTCAGCTGCGATGCGTGGTTTAGATTAGAGGATACCTTCTGAAAAGTGGTTCAGAAAAGCTAATCCATCTGTTGTGACTTGGATAGGTTAATGTAAAGCCCTGGTAGCTCAGCTACTCTCTAAGCTGATTCACAGGCCTCAGTTGGCCTAAGATTTTAACTCCTGGGAAGGATAATTTGGAAACTGTAGAATGGTTGGATGTTGCCTGGAAAGAAAGCCACTCAATAAAGGAATAAGCAAGGGGAATAAAGTTACACCTTTTGTAAATGGTTTGCCTTTTTCAGGTGTGAGTTTGGCTGCCACATGAAATAAATGGATCAAGTAGCATGGTTTGCCAGCAGTAGCCTGTAGTACTAGCTGCAAAAGTCAGGGAAGGTAGAAGTGGGCCAAATGGTTTTTTTCCCATAATTTGTAGTTCATGTGCTGTTGATTTGTGCTAAGAAGGCTGATAAATGTAGCCGCTTTGATGTATTCTTAAGATTGCACTGATAGctattaaaaattatattcatAAGAGTTCATGTAATCGTAAGTCAGGTAGTCAGGTTCCCCGGCTGCTCTGCGAGCTGTGTTGCATTTTTAACTCAAATGATGCAGTGGTAATTTTATGAGATGGAAGAACCTTCCTGTCTGAGGGCTGCAAGACAAGATCTATTCTGAAACCTAACCTAGGGCTTTGGAAACCTGACATTGTAGAGTGAAGTTTAATTTTCAGTTGCAGCAAGTTTTGTTTATGAGCAAAAGGTGTTGCAGCCCTTGAGGGTATGACTGATGTGAGATACCAGAATTACAGCCTTCATTTGACCACATGGTATTTCAGCTTTCTAAcagcagaagttctcatttctaTACAGTCAACTGAATtcggaaaaaaaatacttttctggtgGAACTTTTTAAACTGTCACTCGTACATAGGGTTATCGCACCCACTTGTGGAGGAGATCAGAACTACAGAAGCTGAGATAAATGAGCCTCTCATTTTCACCTATTATTTTAGATGTTAGTGATAATTCAAACCACTGAAGCTGTGtaattttttgttatttgaaGTCACAAGCCACCCTTGAATCTCTCCACTGCAGAAGAGAGCAAGCTGTGCTGAAAAGAACTTCTGCCATGAGATGAGGTTCTAGTATGTATTTGTAACTGATGCGGGTAAGTATTAATACTGTTGTACGAACCATTACTGTAGGTGCTTGTGGGATTTAGGGTACAGTTGTGGTAATCTGCATTTGAGAAAGATACACTGATAAATGCAAGTTTACGTAGAAGGATTAGTGTGATCAGTGGAACCGGATTTCCTCTGACGGGAGACTGAAAGAGGAAGACTTATTCAGCCTGATCAAAAAACAGTTTAACAAGGATACATTTCACTGCCTGCTCTCTTGATATGTTTATATTGTCAATCAAGAAGGCTATAATCCTTTCCAAACGTAGGAGGTGAATTTGTTGTAGCTAGGTGTGTAagggttttgtatttttaaagctggATGCTTGGGGCATCACACAGCCTCCTTTGGCTGACCAGGAACCTCTTGGAACTGCTGTGCTGGGCTGCGCTTCTTTTGCGTAAGTTTGGTGGAAAGCCTGGTCTTGTGTTTTAGAGTCACAGCAAGAGACCGTGGCCATTGTCCAGCTCTTAAATCCTAAGTGAAGAGAGCTTGAGATATTGCTCTCTTCAAGCACAAATGGGTAACGGCTAACTGAACTCACGTGGGGTAGAACTTGGAAGATAAGTGAGGTTCTAGAACAGGTTTTGCTACAAACAGTAATAAGGTAGATGGTAAACCTACATAGTTTTAAGATGGAGCATCATTGCTTTAAGAAAGGATTATATAACATGTTCCTGAAAGAACAGAATTGGATTTAAGAAGTCAGGGTTCCTTTTTAGGATTTATGTTATGTAAAGACAATTTGAATGATTGACCACTATGACCTGTTTCATCCAACAAGACTGTCTTAAGACTTAAGAAAGGGCCTGCCCTGAATACGTACTGAGGAAATGGATTTATGTACGTTAGTTTTAATTCTGCTGATAACCAGAAATATTTCGTACTACCTATTCCTCTTAACTACTTTGTGGAATTAAATGCAAATCTTATGTGTAAGAAAGCTGATGTTGCTGCATGCTCTTAAATGGTTCACATATGTGCAGTAGATGTTGTCAAAAAAGGATAAAGatgaagtgaaaaatgaaagtgcTAAACTGAGTATGATAGAGAAGGTGATCACTCCCTTCCGGTACTGTTCATTGCTAGAGACCCCACAGAGCCTGGTTAAGCCCTAgttgaagtcaacagaaagatTCCTGTTGACTTTATGGAAAGCTTACTACCATCAACACTCAATGGCAGAGATCTTTAAGACTGTCTCACCTCCCCTGGTGTTTAAACTGGTTTACTTCCTTGTGCTGTCTTTTTGGCTATGATTCATGCCGATTTTCAGGACTTCAGTATTACAACATAATGTCAGAGATGAGCTTCCTTGGAATAAGAGTTTCTGTGGTGAGAACGTGCCATAGCTCCGCAGTGAGACAGGGGACTAATGGTGAATCTCTAATGCAGCCTGTTTTACTGCTGCCTGGTGTACCTCTCAGCTGGTAACAGGCAGAGAGAGTGAGTGGACAATCTTCTCTTCCTAGGGAGCGTTAGGATGCAGGCTGAGGCATTGAGCTGCAGGTGCAGAGCCTTGCTTTGGGCATATATTCAGCTGCCTTTTGCACGGCGTGAGCGACGTCATTCCCAGTAAGAGAGAGTGACATGCTTGGGTCACGCTAACTCCACGTGCCACCTAGATTTGCAACACAGGGGTGACTTTTTGACCTAGTTTTTTGGATGGAAGGATTGAGTCACGTACGTGTTTATTTGTGTTGTGTGTAAGGTGGAGGTAGGTTCTAGTTCTGATTCTTTCTCAGTAGCAGACAGTTTTTACCCCTGAAGTCTAATTGCTctaaggtttttttcctctttcacagcGGAGTGCGTATTCCCGTTGCAGTAATGCTGTGTTGACAGGGCACTTCACCTAGATCAGAATGAAACAGTTTGACTTGAATGGATCAATTTTGTCCATGCATGTGTCTGACCTTCGAATAGTGAAGGAGGGTGTCTACTGCCAGCGTAGGCAGCTGACAGGACTATTACAACTATGTAAGTCAGGGATTTGACCCAAACTTCCACTTCTCCTTTGAATTGTTTGATTCTGAAACCATCAGGTGGACCTGAAAATGTGAATTGCACTGCTGTCACATGCCCCTAACTTCTCTCCGGCAAGTTTTAtttgttaatttaaaatgcagaaatgaacCTTTTAACTTTACTCTGAAAGCAAATATTGACTTTGTTTCATAGCAATCTGGACTTTGCACGGGAGGGGGAAAGCCTGACGTTCCTGAAAATGGCATCTGAGACATCCGCAGAAGTTCCAAAAACTGCCAGACAATTCGTCCTTAAAGAAGAGGTATAGCATGCTTGGTTTTGGCACGTTTTGTTGTTAAATAACAATTATTTAGGACTGATCAGAATGTTTGTTAGTGCAGACTAAGAAATGCTATAGATGCTGTATGTAAAAGGTGTTCAATAGACAAAGTACTTCTTCCTGATGGTCAGAGCGTTTAAAAAAGGTGGCATTTCTCTTTGTTGAAATAATCATACAAATTGTCAGTGAGAAGAGAGAAATCTACAGTGTCGCATTATTTtaagcagcagcttttttttttttattttgcagctgtTTCTTACATTGTCTGTTCAGGGTATTCTCAGTGTTCAGAAATAATGCTGCCACGTCCGAGAGACTATACAAGTAGGTGGATCGTGAAGCTCAGCCTTTTTTTCCCGTTCCTCTGGGGTGAACCACTAAGAGTGGCCTTAATATTTAAGATTGTACCTTCTTTGATGCTTTCTGAAAGGGTTTGGATTTAGATGATCACTGTTCCAAAGACATTAGTAAGGAGGTAGTAAGATCTTTTTCAAAAATACTATGCTCGCATCTTCACAGACTCAGAAAATATCAGGTCCTGAGGAAGGAATTTGGAGGTACTTCTGGGTGCTTAATAGGAGCACTTTCACTCTAACTTAAACTCCCTGTatttgtttctgttctcttttagGTGGATTCTTAAAAGTTAATCTTTGGTGTTAAAGGCAAGGTTTGGCAACAGCATCGCACTTGTTATAACACAAGTGTAGTTTCTTTTATCCGGTGTTCCTTCCTTGGAATGAACAGAGTGTTGTCATTTCTTTAGATTTTAAGGTCCAAAACTTTTTCAGGAGAGACTCACATTGTTGGGGTATATTTATGGCTTTTGCCCTTGCGTAGTGTcttaatataaatatttctcaAGCGTAAAAGGGTttcattttttaagctttttgggTTTTCTATTAAGACTTGTGATTTTGCAGGTAACAGTTTCATTttatcctcttttttctttttttctttttcataaggCCTCTTCTGCTGTTTTGGAATATTGCATTCTTTGGTGTCACTGGAAGTTTGTAATTAGATCTTTCATACTGTAAGCTATTTagctttttcagtcattttgtgGGATTAATACAGGAGAGTATTTACTGTGCCCCTGCCAGCTGCCCTTACATTGCAAGTGGTTCTGTAACTCTGCAGTAACTACGTGTTCTGATGTTGGAGTATCTTCTTTCATGAAAGTAGTAGCTGATCTTATTTCCTTCTTCCTGTTTCTGGGAGCCCGCAGTCAGACTGTTGTAAGCAAAAGCAGGTGTTATTTGTCCATCAAAGTAGTAGATAAAGCGATAGAAATAACTCATTCTAAAACTGAGTATGGAAAGTGCAACCCACCCTGCAAAGTGTCCTTAGGCCCTAAATAGGGGATTTAGCAAAGCAGAAGTTACGCTCCTGGGCCAGCTTCCGGAGTTTTAACTGTGCGCCCGAGGAGGCGTGACAGTGAAATTCTCTCTTTCTTCTAGGGAAACCTGACAAGTTTCAGTCTTCTCACCCTGTAGGCTGTTAGCAGCAAGAGTTTCACCAAACTTTAGAGGATTGTGGAACACTTCCACTGTAAATTTTTACGCTACATGTCCtatagtattttttaattattgctcCACAACAGTAGAGGCCAAAAGCTGTACTTAGGGATGTCTGATTAAAAACAAGACACTTTGATGTTGTTTGTTTTGTGCACATGAaacctacttttttctttttcttttttttttttcttttgtctttttggaTCTTGGATAGGTCTAATTTCTTAAAGActatgaatttctttttcttttacgaTTCCAGGGGACAGTGATGTGGTTCTGATTTCAGccattttcccctttctgcttAGCAAGTGATAACTTGGTGACAGGGACAATGATCTGCCAGTTCTGTTGAATGCTGCTGCAGTGTGGGACCATGATCAATAATCTAGTGCTTTGTGTTCTctgcagtgtttaaaaaaaatcattaacacAAAACATTTGGCTGTATTAACTTAAGTAAATATATTCCTCTCCTTGGACAACGAATGGAACATGATATTCGTCTGTTTCTCTTTTGGCTCTTCCTGTACTCTAGTTCTGCAGTGATATAGAAATGGATACAAACCCGTTTAAAATACACGTGAATGTTTCCAAACAGAATTACTTCTTGTCCCTGTAATGAGCATAATATACTTCATCTTCTCCTTTCCTGCTGTTTTTGTGACCGCAAATCTGTTAGAAAGCCCTTTCGAGAACAGAGTTCTCCTTTTCCAATTCCTGTTATGTGGAAATATGGTACTTTCCAAAATAAAAGCCAAATATCCTACACATAAAATACGTGTAGCCACATTTACGACCAACTGACTATCAAAATAATTGTTCTGAAGAACACATTTTAAGAATTACATGAGTTCATCCAGCTCTGTTAGAATTAACTGGATACCTGAATCACTTCTGATTTACCTTCTGCCTCCAGCCGATGCTATACTGTGCTTCTGTACTCTAGTTACACCTGCATCATGTATTATATTTCATTTCTCTAAATTCTTTTTTTAGTTGGTGGATCTCTCAGTTTGAAGTTCAAGATCTACATGGCCACACGGGCCTTATTTGCGCCTTACCCTGCACTAGAGGATTGTAGTGAGCCAGTCACATGAATGGCGTCTCGGACTTCATCCTCTGCTACAATttaatgttgtgggttttttcatggaatcatagagtggtttgggttggaagggacctttaaaggtcatctagttccaaaccctctgcaatgagcagggacatcttccactaggtcaggttgctcagagccccgtccagcctggccttgaatgtctccagggatggggcatccaccacctctctgggcaatctgttccagtgtttcaccacccccattgtaaaaaattccttccttatatccagtctaaatctaccctcccttagtttaaaaccattactccttgtgctgttgcaacaggccctgctaaaaagtttgtcctcgTTTTCCCAGATCCTCTTTTCCCCTTGCGTATGCTTGCTCTGTTGCTGTCAGCAGTATGTCTGATTAGACAATAGGAAATGTTTTGTGCATCTCACTGATTGCTTCTGATATCTGTGGTCTGATATCTGCTTCTGATATCTGTATTCTGATACCTTCTGATATCTCAACCTATAGCCAAGTTGATACAAAGCTCTGGAGACAAGCTTCTTGCCTGCCTATACCTTTAGCAAAGCATAAATACAAGTTACATTAAAAGAATGACACTGCTGGGCTAATGGATAGGGATTTTTCGCTTTTAAAGGAATTGCATAAAAGAGGAGGAAACATCACAGGGCAAATAAACTAATTTAGCTCAGAAGAGACGTTTTATGATGATGTTAATGTCAAGCACTCAATCAGCAGCTCTCAGAAATCCTAAAAGGGCAGGTATGTATCACTGCTCGCAGTTATGGAAAGCAGTGGTTACACAAGGCCACAGGCTGAGATCACGGCAAGAAGAGTttcagaatagtttgggtttgtCTTGCATGCTTAGCTGTTAGCCCGTGCTCTCTGATACGTGGGCACTGGTAATCACTGTGCAAACCAGTGacactttttattttctcatctgaAATGTGACCTTTGCAAAATCCTCCTAAAAAGATGAGGACTTCCCAGTACATAAAATCCCACTGTGTTCATTGAGAATTGGTTATAAAAGTCACGCCAAGAGAACTTACTGGGCTTATTTCCTATTCCTGTTCAAGAACTTGGTGTAAATGTGTTTTTCCGTAATAGCTACGGGAGTGTTGTTGCATGTTCCTGCATGCATTCTGAGGCTGAGATTTTGTCTCCAGAAGAATCCAAAACTAgttgtgttttttctccccttaGCCCCCACATATCTTTGGGATTAATCTTATGATGTATTTAAcaaataattctttattttagGTAATTGTAGAAGGAAAATGGCTGAAGCTTGAAAAAACAACTTACACTGATCCTTTTGGTAAAAACAGGTAATTGCCTCTCTGGCATTACAGATGCTTGTAACGTTCCCAGTTGTACGGACTAGCCCCAGGCTGGAGAACACGAGCGTTACAATCCTGTTGCTCAACACAAGATGCAGTCTGCTCATTGCACAATTCCTGTATAGTTTGTTctgttcagagaaaataaaaaaatcttactcTAGCAGGTGTGCTAGCACGTGGGATCAGATGTGGCTCCTAAATCCTTGTGGGCAGGTTGGGCCCTGGTTTACCTTGCGTTTCCCATTCCTTCGCAGGCTGCTGTGCAGAAGCAAGTTGTAGCTGTGCAGCTAGGCTGTGGTGGTCCGAGAGTCTGTCCCGTGGCTTTTTGGGTTCTTCATTTAGGGCTCCTTTTCCCCTGTTGATGGTGCTGGGTCTTGCATGCTATTGAGAAGTTACTGTCCTCTTGTATATCGTCACGCCTGTCCGATTCTGTTCTGTGCTGTAGTTTTGCCGTATTTACCTAGATGTGATAACACGGCTTTACTTCCCTCCCCCCTTAATGTATTAGATTGTGTACTGATTGCTTTCTCTAATGCCTCCCAGTTCATCAGCaaagtatctttttaaaaactgGCAAATATTGGACCTTTTGTGAAAGGGTTCTTATTGCTGGTGGATTTTTGGGTTTTACTCATCCCATTGCTTATTTTGAGAGAGGAGCTTGGGTCTTCCTTGCCTGTGTGCTCAAGTAACTGAGCAAAGAGTTCACGATAACTTACACTATAAAGCTTATGCAAAAGCAAGATAAAAGACAGAATGCACGTGATCTTGTTACAAAACCATCTTTCAAAATCTGACATGTTTTGTATGTAAATTGCTTTCTTCTGCACTTTTCCAGGATCACTTTTATAAGACTTGCCTTTGCTGTGACAATCATCTATGTCTTTCTCTTATCTTTAGTGATCTTAAACAATCGTTAATTAActattttctccctccctccttgaAGTAGGCAAACCAAAATTATATCAGACATTTTATAGTGCCAGTACATGACAAAGCTTGGCCAAGGTCAGCTGTTTTCTTATGGCGCCTCACTGTGTGATggtatattttgcttttaaatgataCTAGCAAGAATAGAAAACTTACAGATAAAATGGATAGTGTTCATtgtaatgtatttatttgttcttttctctgTGTTAAACAGAACTTGGGAAACTGTAAAACGTACTGGCAACAAAAAGAGTGTTTCAGCTGATGGTAAGACACAAACAGCTCAGCAGAGCTTGCTGTACCCCCGAGCCAATGAAATGCTAACTGCAGTGCTGAGAAATCAGAACTTTGCTGGTGGGAGCGTTCTCCCAAGATCACTGTATTCGCTTTAGAGCAATGGAGCAGTTTCAAAGACAGAGTGGATGCCCTGATACCGAGTAGCTCACAGACTGATGAACTGGGTCTGCTGTTAGGGGCTAGGGATGCGGCTCTCTTTGGACAGAAGAGGGACGTGATTTAGCCGTGAAAGGCGTGTAGGAGAGGGTTCCGTACAGTGGCTTCCAAACAGTCTCTGCAGGCCAGAGAGCCCTTCTCTAGATATTGGTGGGCTAAGGCACGGTGTTGCTTGGTACGTGTGCCTCGTTTGCTGGGGTACTTTGAAGATCCCGTTTGGGGCTTTTATATCTCTCACCACGCGTGGTGTAAGGAGCTTGAATTTTTAGTTCAGGATTCTGGAGCAGGCATCTAAACATTTAATGCTCAGAGTAACAGTGCTTGGGTTCCTTTCCAGATCTAGCACTAAATACTCAATTTCTGCAGTACAAATACTGTGTACTTCTGTCTTCCATCACCATTTGTAGGTGTAGCAGTGATACCGGTACTACAGAGAACGCTCCACTACGACTGCATTGTCTTAGTGAAACAGTTCAGGCCTCCAATTAACAGCTATTGCTTGGAATTTCCTGCAGGTAAGTGACTGAAACATTAAGATGAGTCATGTAAAGCTGACAGTTAAGTGTGTTTAGATGTGCTTGGAGTGTCGATCTTAATGAAGTAGCTCTAATCAGAGAGCCACGGTGAGGTCTGTAACTCAGTGTGCTATTCAGAAATAGGAATATTTGATAATGAAGAATACAAAATAAGTTCATTTTAGCAGATTGGAGACATTTTGCACAGTAGACTGGTAGTAGAATGTTGCATTTCCCTCCAGTCCTTTTTCTAAGAGTCAAAGCATTTGGCTTCTTTCCCTTATGAGAGTATTAATGCCATTTCCTGGGAAGGTAGCACGCTTCTGTCGATAATCAGTGGAAGACGTGGGCAGGAGCATGATGAATCCTGGAACTGGAATCCTTCTGAACGCCTCGGTTTATCCCTCTTAGGATAGTGACAGCGTTCCACCTCGTTTGTAAAGCTGGATTAGATCTCGGGAGGAGTGTTGTGGTTAAGTGCTAACTTAACTTTTCTATTGttcttgtgttttatttctctcacaGGCCTCATCGAAGAAAATGAGACTGCAGAAAGTGCTGCGTTGCGAGAGTTGGAGGAAGAAACTGGGTACAAGGGGGAAGTCGTTGAATGTACTCCaggtctttgctttttttttttttatttttccaaagctAATTCTGTCTGTGATGGGTACTCTAAATGTCTAAAATGCTCCAAACCAAAGGAGAAACCTATGCAGAAAAGTCTGTGGAGATTAGCAGAGAGCAGTATCCCAGGGCTGTATCAATGTGATGTTGGCCCTTGGTGAGTTGGTTGCTGAACTCAAACATACGGGACTGAAGTAACAGTTCGATGTCCATAGGGGAAAACTTTGCTGTTAAGATCCTTTACACAAACCCCAGTTATTCAAGCTGTGATTTGGCATGTTAGTATAGAGGTCTGAATTTCTGGACTTGGTGTGAGCAACATCCGTGAGCGTAGGGAGAAAACAGCAGCTGCGTGGTGCAGTCCGAGTGGAGGTCACCCTCGtgtcagctggggggggggacagccctCAGGTTCTCCAACcgggaagaagaaaggagacaaTAACTGGAGTAAATCCAGAGATCCTTTGGAACGTGATTGTTGCCAATCCAATGCTTCCTACGTAagctaaaatgaaggaaaatgaggATCATAAATAAAACTTCAGAAGGTGGGTAGAAAGGTGAAGCAACTTGCGTATGATTTCAAATAAATGTCATTACGGTTGAGACTTGCCTCTTGATTATCCATAGAACTGCGTGTGGGGGACTGAGAGAGATGGAGGCAGGGGATGGCAGAA
The sequence above is drawn from the Opisthocomus hoazin isolate bOpiHoa1 chromosome 8, bOpiHoa1.hap1, whole genome shotgun sequence genome and encodes:
- the NUDT5 gene encoding ADP-sugar pyrophosphatase isoform X2, translating into MASETSAEVPKTARQFVLKEEVIVEGKWLKLEKTTYTDPFGKNRTWETVKRTGNKKSVSADGVAVIPVLQRTLHYDCIVLVKQFRPPINSYCLEFPAGLIEENETAESAALRELEEETGYKGEVVECTPALCLDPGLSNSTTHVVTVTINGDDAENTRPKQKLDDGEFVEVISLPKNDLLQRIEELVAEEHIAVDARVYTYALALKHAAEKPLQVPFMKF
- the NUDT5 gene encoding ADP-sugar pyrophosphatase isoform X1, whose product is MASETSAEVPKTARQFVLKEEVIVEGKWLKLEKTTYTDPFGKNRTWETVKRTGNKKSVSADGVAVIPVLQRTLHYDCIVLVKQFRPPINSYCLEFPAGLIEENETAESAALRELEEETGYKGEVVECTPALCLDPGLSNSTTHVVTVTINGDDAENTRPKQKLGECRTVNLKTLRR